A genome region from Blautia coccoides includes the following:
- a CDS encoding V-type ATP synthase subunit B, whose translation MAIEYLGLSEINGPLVVLEGVRDASFDEIVEFKVDDGSKKLGRIVEIYEDKAVIQVFEGTENMSLLNTHTKLTGHPMEVELSADILGRTFNGIGKPIDGLGPVMPEVRSNINGLPLNPVTREYPRNYIQTGISAIDGLTTLIRGQKLPIFSGNGLPHDQLAAQIVQQASLGGDSNEKFAIVFAAMGVKYDVAEFFRRTFEESGVADHVVMYLNLANDPVVERLITPKVALTAAEYLAFEKGMHILVILTDITSFAEAMREVSSSKGEIPSRKGYPGYLYSELATLYERAGIVRGGSGSVTQIPILTMPNDDITHPIPDLTGYITEGQIVLERQLHGQAIYPPINVLPSLSRLMKDGIGEGYTRGDHQDVANQLFSCYAKVGDARALASVIGEDELSPLDKKYLKFGDAFEHDFVGQRPDENRSIEETLDLGWQLLGMIPRDELDRIDTKILDQYYHPVEEE comes from the coding sequence ATGGCAATTGAATATCTCGGCTTGAGCGAAATCAATGGACCTCTGGTTGTATTGGAGGGCGTACGTGATGCCTCCTTCGATGAAATTGTGGAGTTCAAGGTGGACGACGGTTCCAAAAAGCTGGGCCGAATTGTAGAAATTTATGAAGATAAAGCAGTGATCCAGGTGTTCGAGGGCACAGAAAATATGTCTCTTCTGAACACCCACACAAAGCTGACAGGTCATCCCATGGAGGTAGAGCTTTCTGCCGATATCCTGGGAAGAACCTTTAACGGTATCGGAAAACCCATTGACGGCCTTGGTCCTGTTATGCCCGAGGTCCGCTCCAACATCAACGGTCTTCCGCTTAACCCGGTAACCAGGGAATATCCCCGTAACTATATCCAGACCGGAATTTCCGCCATTGACGGACTGACTACTTTGATCAGAGGGCAAAAGCTTCCGATCTTCTCAGGAAACGGCCTTCCCCACGATCAGCTTGCTGCCCAGATCGTACAGCAAGCTTCCCTTGGCGGTGACAGCAATGAAAAATTTGCCATCGTATTTGCTGCCATGGGTGTCAAATACGACGTGGCCGAATTTTTCCGCCGTACCTTTGAAGAAAGCGGTGTTGCAGATCACGTGGTCATGTATCTGAACCTGGCAAATGACCCGGTGGTGGAGCGTCTGATCACCCCTAAAGTAGCACTGACTGCTGCGGAGTATCTGGCATTTGAAAAAGGCATGCACATTCTGGTCATCCTGACAGATATCACATCTTTTGCGGAGGCCATGCGTGAAGTCTCCTCCTCAAAAGGGGAAATTCCTTCCAGAAAAGGTTATCCCGGATATCTGTACAGCGAGCTGGCAACTCTGTATGAGCGCGCCGGCATTGTAAGAGGCGGCTCCGGTTCCGTAACACAGATACCGATTCTTACCATGCCCAATGACGATATCACACACCCCATCCCGGACCTTACAGGCTACATCACAGAGGGACAGATCGTTCTGGAGCGGCAGCTCCACGGGCAGGCGATCTATCCGCCGATCAATGTACTTCCCTCCCTGTCCAGGCTTATGAAGGATGGTATCGGAGAGGGCTATACAAGGGGCGACCATCAGGACGTAGCCAATCAGCTCTTCTCCTGCTACGCTAAGGTTGGAGACGCTAGGGCACTGGCATCTGTTATCGGTGAGGATGAGCTTTCACCTCTGGATAAAAAGTACCTGAAATTCGGCGATGCCTTTGAACATGATTTTGTAGGCCAGAGACCGGATGAGAACCGAAGCATTGAAGAAACCCTTGACCTGGGCTGGCAGCTTCTGGGCATGATCCCAAGAGACGAACTGGACCGTATCGATACCAAGATCCTGGATCAATACTATCATCCCGTGGAAGAAGAGTAA
- a CDS encoding V-type ATP synthase subunit D, with amino-acid sequence MDPNTFPTKGNLILAKNSLALSRQGFDLMDKKRNILIRELMELIDQAKDIQDQIDITFRTAYAALQKANMEIGINHVQEISRTVPVEDSIRVKTRSVMGTEIPLVQSDPPSGAPTYAYYGTKASLDEAKAAFEKVKLLTIRLSMVENSAYRLAINIKKTQKRANALKNITIPKFEDLTKSISNALEEKEREEFTRLKVIKRMQNKG; translated from the coding sequence ATGGATCCAAATACCTTTCCAACCAAAGGCAATCTCATATTAGCCAAGAATTCCCTGGCGCTGTCCAGGCAGGGCTTTGACCTGATGGATAAAAAGAGAAACATCCTGATCCGTGAGCTGATGGAATTAATCGATCAGGCCAAGGACATCCAGGACCAGATCGATATCACCTTCCGTACCGCCTATGCGGCTCTCCAGAAGGCCAATATGGAAATCGGCATCAACCATGTGCAGGAGATCTCCCGCACGGTGCCTGTGGAGGATTCCATCCGCGTCAAGACCAGAAGTGTCATGGGAACCGAGATTCCCCTGGTGCAGTCTGATCCGCCGTCAGGGGCTCCCACATATGCCTATTACGGTACCAAAGCCTCTCTGGATGAAGCAAAAGCGGCCTTTGAGAAGGTAAAACTGCTCACGATCCGCCTGTCCATGGTAGAGAATTCAGCCTACAGGCTGGCTATCAATATTAAGAAAACACAAAAGCGTGCCAATGCGCTGAAAAATATCACGATCCCTAAGTTTGAGGACTTGACCAAATCCATTTCCAACGCTCTGGAGGAAAAGGAGAGGGAGGAGTTCACCAGGCTGAAGGTGATCAAACGGATGCAGAATAAGGGATAA
- a CDS encoding V-type ATP synthase subunit A: MNRTGIIYGINGPVIYLKGNTGFKMSEMVYVGKENLVGEVISLKKDTTTVQVFEETSGLRPGETVTATGDAISVMLGPGILDNIFDGIQRPLSVIAEQSGKYISRGMQVDSLDTEKKWDVHMTIRDGMEVHGGTIIAELQETPSIVHKSMVPPQVEGIVSKVVKDGSYTVTDVLAVVQLADGSEYPLKLAQKWPIRIPRPTNKRYPATIPLVTGQRILDTLFPIAKGGTAAVPGGFGTGKTMTQHQIAKWSDADIIVYIGCGERGNEMTQVLEDFSKLHDPKTGNALMARTTLIANTSNMPVAAREASIYTGISLAEYYRDMGYDVAIMADSTSRWAEALRELSGRLEEMPAEEGFPAYLASRLSAFYERAGMMQNLNGTEGSVSIIGAVSPQGGDFSEPVTQNTKRFVRCFWGLDKSLAYARHFPAIHWLTSYSEYLGDLSHWYSENVSPKFVDDRNRLMAILNQESSLMEIVKLIGSDVLPDDQKLTLEIARVIRLGFLQQNAFHPDDTCVSLDKQFKMMEVILYLYKRCRSLIAMGMPMSVLRRENIFEKIISIKYDVPNDKLELIDNYMKAVDDFYNTVMEKNA; the protein is encoded by the coding sequence ATGAATAGAACAGGAATTATCTACGGCATCAACGGTCCCGTCATTTATCTGAAAGGCAATACAGGCTTCAAGATGTCGGAAATGGTATACGTGGGAAAGGAAAACCTGGTAGGCGAGGTTATTTCCCTGAAAAAGGATACCACCACTGTTCAGGTTTTTGAGGAGACCAGCGGTTTAAGACCCGGGGAGACGGTCACTGCCACAGGTGATGCCATCTCTGTTATGCTTGGCCCCGGAATCCTGGACAACATTTTCGACGGTATCCAGCGTCCCCTCTCTGTCATTGCTGAACAGTCCGGCAAATACATCTCCCGCGGCATGCAGGTAGATTCCCTGGACACAGAGAAAAAATGGGACGTACACATGACAATCCGGGACGGTATGGAGGTTCACGGCGGCACCATCATTGCGGAGCTGCAGGAAACCCCGTCCATTGTGCATAAATCCATGGTTCCACCCCAGGTGGAGGGGATCGTATCCAAAGTAGTCAAGGACGGCTCTTACACTGTAACTGACGTTCTGGCAGTGGTTCAGCTTGCCGACGGCAGCGAATATCCCCTTAAACTGGCGCAGAAATGGCCTATCCGTATTCCGCGCCCCACAAATAAGCGCTACCCGGCAACCATCCCACTGGTAACAGGACAGCGTATCCTGGACACTCTGTTTCCCATTGCCAAGGGCGGCACAGCAGCCGTTCCCGGCGGTTTCGGAACAGGCAAGACCATGACACAGCACCAGATCGCCAAATGGTCAGACGCAGACATCATTGTCTACATCGGCTGCGGCGAGCGCGGCAATGAGATGACGCAGGTTCTGGAGGACTTTTCAAAGCTCCACGATCCCAAGACCGGCAATGCCCTCATGGCCCGTACCACGCTGATCGCCAACACCTCCAACATGCCCGTGGCTGCCCGTGAGGCATCCATCTACACAGGCATTTCCCTGGCAGAATATTACCGGGATATGGGATATGACGTGGCGATCATGGCTGACTCCACTTCAAGGTGGGCTGAGGCTCTGCGTGAGCTGTCAGGCCGTCTGGAGGAAATGCCCGCCGAGGAAGGTTTCCCGGCTTATCTGGCCTCCCGCCTCTCCGCTTTCTACGAGAGGGCAGGCATGATGCAGAACTTAAACGGCACGGAGGGTTCCGTCTCCATCATCGGAGCCGTATCGCCCCAGGGCGGTGACTTCTCCGAGCCTGTGACCCAGAATACCAAGCGTTTTGTGCGCTGCTTCTGGGGTCTTGATAAATCCCTGGCCTATGCCAGACATTTCCCGGCTATCCACTGGCTCACCAGCTACAGCGAATATCTGGGAGATCTGTCCCACTGGTACAGTGAAAATGTTTCACCCAAATTTGTAGATGACAGAAACCGCCTGATGGCTATCCTGAACCAGGAGAGCAGCCTGATGGAAATTGTAAAGCTGATCGGAAGTGATGTGCTCCCGGATGACCAGAAGCTGACTTTGGAGATTGCTAGGGTTATCCGTCTGGGCTTCCTGCAGCAGAACGCCTTCCACCCTGATGACACCTGCGTATCCCTGGATAAGCAGTTTAAGATGATGGAAGTCATCCTGTATCTGTACAAGCGCTGCAGAAGCCTGATCGCCATGGGTATGCCCATGTCAGTGCTCCGCAGGGAGAATATATTCGAGAAGATCATTTCCATCAAATATGATGTTCCAAATGACAAGCTGGAACTGATCGACAACTACATGAAGGCCGTTGACGATTTCTACAACACGGTCATGGAAAAGAATGCATAA